AACCGTCCGGACGCGCATAATGCTGTTTCCATCAGCCGGAGCGTTTAGTCTTTGACCGAGACGACCCGGCAGTCCGAGCACAGAGGGAAGGCTTCCATGCGCACCCCGATCCCCGACTATCTCGACGAGATCCTCGATGCTCTGCGCGACGATGACTCCGGAAGCGTCGCCGACTACATCCCGGCGCTCAAGGCAGCGAACCCGGATCTGTTCGCCGTCGCCCTGACGACAGTGGCGGGCAGGACGTACAGCTCGGGCGACTGCGATGTCGAGTTCTCCATCCAGTCGATGTCGAAGCCCTTTGCCTACGCCGCCGCGCTGGCCGACCGAGGCGAACCGTTCGTGACCTCGCGCGTCGGAGTCGATCCTTCCGGCGAGGCCTTCAACGAGCTTTCCCTGGAGACCGGGAGCCACCGACCGAGGAACCCGATGATCAATGCGGGCGCCATCACGACTCACCACCTCCTCGTCGGCTCCGGCACCAGCCGACAGATTCGGGTCGAGCGCGCCCGCGAATTCTTCTCCGAACTCGCCGGCCGCCCGTTGCGCATCGATGAGCGGATCGTCGAATCAGAACTCGAAGCCGCCGACCGCAACCTCGCCATCGCCCACATGCTGCGCAATTACGGCATCATCGAGGACGACCCGCACGAAGTCGTCGCCGGATACACCGCGCAATGCTCGATCTCAGTGACGGTGCGCGACATCGCGATGATGACTGCGACACTGGCCAACGGCGGAATCCATCCCGTCACCGGCACCACGGTCGTCGCCCGCCCCATTGCCCGGCGGACCCTGTCGGTCATGGCCTCTGCAGGCATGTACGACGCCGCGGGTTCCTGGTTCACCGATGTCGGAATTCCGGCGAAGAGCGGAGTGGCCGGCGGCCTTCTCGGCGCTCTTCCGGGGCAGGTGGGCATCGGCACGCTCTCCCCACGCCTCGATGACCACGGCAACAGCGTCCGAGGTCAGAGAGTCTTCCGTCGCCTGTCCGCAGATATGGGACTCCACCTCATGGACTCCGAGGCGCTCGGTTCACGTGAGCCGCGCAGCATCGCGGTCAGTGGAGATACGACGACCGTTGCCCTGCAGGGAGTCATCGACTTCACCGGCGCCGAGGTGGTCCTCGACCGACTCGACCGCTCCACCCCGACAACACCGAAGGTCATCATCGACCTCTCTCGGGTCGACAGCTTCACCGACGTCGGTCGCCGGATGGTCCTCGAGGGCATGCGGCGCCTGAGCCTCGACGGACTCGCTGTCGGACTCAAGGATCCGGATGAAGTCCTACCCGAGCCCGACCTCGGCGATGGGACCTTTCCGTTCATCCCGAATGACTGAGCCCGACGCCGATGCCGCTCACCCCCAACCGGGAACGACGAAGATCAGCCAGGTGACGATCGGTGCGATGACGACCATCGAGAAGCCCCACACCATGAGCTGCTTGAACACCCTGTCCCGCTGTTCTTCAGGCGAGTTAGCCACGACCAGAGCACCGGAGGTGGAGAACGGTGAGGAATCGACCACCGAAGATGAGATCGCCAGAGCGATGATCAGCCCGATCTCGCCGACGCTGCCCGTGAGCAGGAACGGCACGGCCAGGGGAATGAGCGCGCCGAGGATACCCGTCGTCGACGCGAACGCGGAGACCACTGCGCCGATGAAGCAGATGATCAGTGCCGCGACGAGCGGAGCTCCCATGCCGGCGACCTGACCGCCGAGCCAGTCGATCGTGCCCAGACGCTCCATGAGCTCGACATAGGTGACGATGCCGCAGATCAGCAGCACGGTCGGCCACGCGATCTTGCTCACCGCGCCTTTGCTGATGCGGGGCGAGAAGAACGAGATGATCACGGCGATGCTGATCGCGGTGAAGCCGACGTCCTGATTGAGCGGGGGCACAACCATGACTGCAAGAACGATGAGCCCGATAAGAGTGACGATGCGGTTGAGGTCGAGGGTCGTGACTTCGACATCCTCGTCGGTGTCTTTGACCATCGTCGTCTGGACCGATCGTCGAGCCGCTCTCCGTTCGGGATCGTGATAAGGCGCGGGCGAGCCACCCGATCCACTGCCAGAACCGCCCACCCCAGCACTGTTCGAGCCGGACGTGCCCGAGCTGCCGCTGGCGCCGGCACCGTGGCCGGAACCGGCGCCATCGCCCCCGCCGGAAATTCCGACGTTGACCAGTTCCCCGTCTTTGCCCTCGAGGCCATGCCCGAGGTCGCGCTTGCCCAGCAGCTCCCGCCCGCCGAAGAGGAAGAAGCAGACGAAGCCGAGGACGACGTTGAAGACGAAGGAGGCAAGGAAGAGCAGCAGAGGGCTGCCCGGCAGGTCATTGCGCTCGACGACCTGATTGGTGATCGTACCGAAGATGCTCAGAGGTGAGAAGCCACCGGCCGTTGCACCGTTGATGACCATCAGCCCCATGAGCAACGGCCGAATGCCGTACCGCCGGGAAAAGCCCATCCCCATCGGCGCAATGATCGCGATGGCCGCCGGCACCACCGAGCCGAAGCCGGAGAGAAGCGCCGTGACGACGAAGAACACCCACGGGATCAGCGCTATTCGGCCGCCGACAGCTTTGACGAGTATATGGACGATCCAGTCGACTGTCCCGTTGTCCTTCGCCAAGGCGAACAGGTAGGTGACGCCGACGAGGATGAGGAACAGATCCGCCGGGAAGCCAGACAGCAGAGTGTCGACATCCTCGCCCAGAACAAAGGTCCCGAACAGGAAGGTCGCCATGAGTGCAAGCGCACCCATATGGACCGAAACAAACGTGGCGATGACGAACAGGGCCACAAGGACGAGTATCGAAGCAATTTCCAAAGACACAATTCGCTCCTATGCGATGTGAAAATCAGCCGGAAACGACCCCATTGCCGCAACCAGCATTCCACGATGTGGAAATGTTCTTGCTACTTTATGAAAGTCTGCCCCGACGAATTCCAAACCGTCAAGACCCCGACTTCACTTTCCCGAATATCAGGATTATGTCTACCGGGACGCTTCCGGAAAAGAAACACCGCATCGTACCGATCCACATATTCGCAGGTCCGAAGCTCAGAAGAAATGGAGTACCACCAACTGAATCGGAGCCGAAATACTCGACTCGCCCAACGAGACGACCTGCGCAGATTTCCGTTCCGAATCCTGGAAAGGGCATTCTTCTCTCGAATTCATTGTGGTAGCGTCAAATGAAAATAATGTACCGCATCGTGGAATCAGAGAGGATTCTTCAATGACTATCAGCGGACGGCATTTCCTACAGATTCCGGGCCCCAGCAACGTTCCCGACACTGTTCTTCGGGCCATTTCGATGCCCACCATCGACCATCGCGGCCCCGCGTTCAAAGAGCTCTTCAGTCATGTGCTCACAGGCATGGCCGACATCTTCGGCACTTCGAACCAGGTCGTCATCTACCCAGCCACGGGAACCGGGGCGTGGGAGGCTGCGCTGGTCAACACACTCAACCCCGGCGATGAGATCCTCTGTTATGAAACCGGTCATTTCTCCTCGCTGTGGAAGACGATGGCCGAGAAATGGGGTCTCAAACCCACAGTCATCGCCGGGGATTGGCGCACCGGCGCCGATCCGCAGAAGATCGGCGAGGCTCTTGCAGCCGACTCAGCTCGCCGGTTCAAAGCCGTCTGCGTCGTCCACAACGAGACCTCGACCGGGGTCACGAGCCGCATCCCCGAGATCCGCGCAGCCATCGATGCCGCAGACCACCCGGCTCTGTTCATGGTCGACACGATCTCCTCCCTCGGCTCCGTCGACTACAGGCACGACGAATGGCGGGTCGATGTCACCGTCTCCGGTTCGCAGAAGGGCCTCATGCTCCCACCGGGACTGTCCTTCCATGCCATCAGCGACAAGGCGCTGGCCGCGCACGAGGCCTCGTCCCTGCCGAAGTCCGTATGGAACTGGACGGAGATGCTCGCCGCAGGCAGAAACGGGATGACCCCCTACACCCCGAACACGAACATCCTCTTCGGGCTCAAGGAATCCCTGCGACTGCTGAACGAAGAGGGCCTGGAGAACGTCTTCGCTCGACATATCCGCTTCGGCGAAGCGACCCGTGCCGCAGTCGAGACCTGGGGTCTGGAAGTGCTGTGCACGAACGAGAGCGAACACTCCCCCGTGCTCACCGCCGTCGTCATGCCGGACGGTCATGACGCTGACGAGTTGAGAAAACTCATCCTCGACCGCTTCGACATGTCTCTGGGGCGGGCCTATCCAAACTCCAGGGGACGGTCTTCCGGATCGGCCACCTCGGCGACCTCAACGATCTCACCCTCGCCGGAACCCTCGCGGGCGTCCAGATGGGACTGCAGTTGGCGGGAGTGAAGATCGACCCGGCCGGCCTCGGAGCCGCCCTCGACATCCTCCGCGAGAGCTGAGCTCACCATGAGCGCTGAC
Above is a window of Brevibacterium siliguriense DNA encoding:
- a CDS encoding glutaminase; the protein is MRTPIPDYLDEILDALRDDDSGSVADYIPALKAANPDLFAVALTTVAGRTYSSGDCDVEFSIQSMSKPFAYAAALADRGEPFVTSRVGVDPSGEAFNELSLETGSHRPRNPMINAGAITTHHLLVGSGTSRQIRVERAREFFSELAGRPLRIDERIVESELEAADRNLAIAHMLRNYGIIEDDPHEVVAGYTAQCSISVTVRDIAMMTATLANGGIHPVTGTTVVARPIARRTLSVMASAGMYDAAGSWFTDVGIPAKSGVAGGLLGALPGQVGIGTLSPRLDDHGNSVRGQRVFRRLSADMGLHLMDSEALGSREPRSIAVSGDTTTVALQGVIDFTGAEVVLDRLDRSTPTTPKVIIDLSRVDSFTDVGRRMVLEGMRRLSLDGLAVGLKDPDEVLPEPDLGDGTFPFIPND
- a CDS encoding SLC13 family permease; the encoded protein is MSLEIASILVLVALFVIATFVSVHMGALALMATFLFGTFVLGEDVDTLLSGFPADLFLILVGVTYLFALAKDNGTVDWIVHILVKAVGGRIALIPWVFFVVTALLSGFGSVVPAAIAIIAPMGMGFSRRYGIRPLLMGLMVINGATAGGFSPLSIFGTITNQVVERNDLPGSPLLLFLASFVFNVVLGFVCFFLFGGRELLGKRDLGHGLEGKDGELVNVGISGGGDGAGSGHGAGASGSSGTSGSNSAGVGGSGSGSGGSPAPYHDPERRAARRSVQTTMVKDTDEDVEVTTLDLNRIVTLIGLIVLAVMVVPPLNQDVGFTAISIAVIISFFSPRISKGAVSKIAWPTVLLICGIVTYVELMERLGTIDWLGGQVAGMGAPLVAALIICFIGAVVSAFASTTGILGALIPLAVPFLLTGSVGEIGLIIALAISSSVVDSSPFSTSGALVVANSPEEQRDRVFKQLMVWGFSMVVIAPIVTWLIFVVPGWG
- a CDS encoding pyridoxal-phosphate-dependent aminotransferase family protein, whose protein sequence is MTISGRHFLQIPGPSNVPDTVLRAISMPTIDHRGPAFKELFSHVLTGMADIFGTSNQVVIYPATGTGAWEAALVNTLNPGDEILCYETGHFSSLWKTMAEKWGLKPTVIAGDWRTGADPQKIGEALAADSARRFKAVCVVHNETSTGVTSRIPEIRAAIDAADHPALFMVDTISSLGSVDYRHDEWRVDVTVSGSQKGLMLPPGLSFHAISDKALAAHEASSLPKSVWNWTEMLAAGRNGMTPYTPNTNILFGLKESLRLLNEEGLENVFARHIRFGEATRAAVETWGLEVLCTNESEHSPVLTAVVMPDGHDADELRKLILDRFDMSLGRAYPNSRGRSSGSATSATSTISPSPEPSRASRWDCSWRE